Genomic window (Zingiber officinale cultivar Zhangliang chromosome 2B, Zo_v1.1, whole genome shotgun sequence):
cagcagttggaggcgccttgagcttgctggaaggcgccttgaagagctttgaaggcgtcttccagagGATAAAACTTGAAGTTTGTATATTTTATCATCATCGATGATTGGGGGATAAACTTTACTtgcggaggcgccttggaggaggttgaagacgccttccacaGCCTATATAAGCCCTGTTTGAGCAGTATTCAATACACAACTTACATACAAATTTCTACGCATCCGATTGAGGTTCTGACTACTCTGGCTTCCTACTACGACTTTGTTACGACTGCTATGATGCTGCTATGCTCGTCTATCATTAAGAAGCTGCCTAAACACCGAGCTCAAGCCAACCATCTCCGAAAGAGTGTTTGGTAACTTTcatttgtgtacttaattattgcaaaaggacaagtgcagtgtgttgcacctattttgaatttttttatactCGATTCTTTCTTCCGAAGGTACCAGAAGAgatatttagtggattacctattgataggtccgcaggacctagatcttggagtaggagtcgctgaacgttctgaaccaagtaaaactggcgGTGTCTGTTTCTGTCTTCTTATTTACTCTGTTTAATTTCTGTATTTTTTTACTGCAcactttgttttaaaaacaaaaaaaaattatttttcaaaatcatatgatcCACTCATTCTCACGTACGACTCGATCTAACAAATTATAGTGCTATTGACACACGTCGTGCCATAATTTGCTAATTGCAATTAAACTTGTAATATACTCTCTTCACGGTatttattttctgatttttaaaattaatacttcATCTAGGTTCGGTGAAAGTTTTACGCATTTGTGTGGCCGAATGATTGCAAGGGATTTGCTATACTTACAATCTAGGCGTTTGCAGATGCACTCACATGTATTTcagtttatattattttttcctaGCTAGTGAATGTTTTTTTACAATGGATCATTATTTTCTCTTTTGCAAGATATTTTTGTTTCACATATGCATACTCTCATCTGACTCTTTCATACTATGTAAACGGGTGTAGCTTagaattactatctttatttaaATGCAACAATGGATTTCAAGGATAAAAACCATTTAATCTAGAATTATTACCACAACACCAAGGCTGTGTTTACTATCTTAAGggaaaataaacaaaaagaaaggtCCTCAACTCCAAGGCTGTGTTTACTATCTTAGGgggaaataaacaaaaagaaaggtAATGAAAAGAAATCACTTCCACTTTCCTTAGTTTATATGGCTCTGTTTACTACAATTTCATTAGTTTATATTCACATTTCAATTCCTTTTTTAAGTTCTCTAGTAGCATTGAGATCCCATTTAGTGGTGtgtaaaaattaagttaaattgaatAAACTCATCAAACTTGAAAATTTGATTCGGTTATTTtggtatttcattttttttttcaaaaaaaaaataatttattcggTTAATTCAATTCATCTCGTTTcgatttttaaatttcttattcGGTTAAATTGAATAAACTAAAGTGAACTGGTAAATCTCTCATGATTCGATGATTATTAACAAAATTCTATTTCAATTTTGATTAAATTCATCATTATTAAAAAAATCGATTAATTTGATtttcatcaaattaattaatattttattagtttaatttattcaatttttattaaaaaatttagtcGTTCGGTTGATTCAAAATatcttaatttatttgatttcaaTTAATTCAGTTCTATTTGACTTTAATAGTAGGATTGAATGCATATAGCAATGGTAGAATAATGTGGAACTCCGATTTTAATGTACGTTCGAGTCATATTTAAGTTTGGTCTGTCCAAATTGGAACTCCGATTCAACTCAGCACTTGCTGTAGTGTTGATCATCCAAGAATGTGGTTGTTGAAGCGCTGATCACCAAACGAATATCTTTCGGTAAAGAAAGGAAGAGATGTAACTTTTAAAATAAGAGTTATCGTTTCACTTTCTATTAACCGATTGCAACACCAAGACAaaccatttaattattttttactctttttattatttatttttccgTTCATTTTTTTCATCTTCTTCTCTAAGATATGTCTTAGCATCAAAAGTACTTTGCCAATCAAAAGTACTTTGCCAAGACTGTCTTGTCCTCTTCTAACATTTTCCTTAAATCTTTCCATACCTTTGTCTGAAGATTCTTTTGGCTTGGCAGTTGGAAGCCGATCACATAAAGAAAGTCGATCTCCAAACCTATTGAGTAGAGCTGATCTCCCGACCTATCTGGTAGGGCTAACTTCTCGACTGGAAGAGAGTCAACCCCGAAGAGTATCTAGCCGGTTGAAAGTACTCAATCGTTGTTACTTTATTGAGTCATTCCATCTCTAGATCTCAGACCGAATCAATTAGAAACAAGAAACTGCAAATTATGGTAGAATATTCTAGTGAAACAAAATATGTTTTAATTGGCAAAACATTCTATATTTATTTACCAAAATATGGTAGAATTTTCCAATGTATAGTTATTAATTGTGTTACAAGAAGTTCAAAATTATGCCTAAACTGCTAGAATATTTGCTAGCTAGTTACGTTGCGTAGTAAGAACAAAGACATTAGAAAGCTTTACAATCAATATTTTGTGTTTTACACGTGATTTGTTTGTTAATGTTGTAATAAAGCTCGTGCAATATCGGATAATCGTGTTAGTTATATTTCTATAAACATAAGTATAATAATACGAGTATAAACAATGGCGGAGTCAAAATGGTTGATCGAAAAAAAATTTGCTGATAATCTATGTATTTTTCCTTTCTCCTCTTTTTCAACTCATCGGGCCCCACAATACATGGCTCCGCTCTTAAGTATAAACTGAGACTCAATCATTCCAAAATCTACTACCTACAACCAGCTTTAGTTAAGGTTGCAGCAGTTTCACTCGAGGTGTTTGGATTTGTCGAAAGTGTTATAGAACTCAGCTCGACTCGATTCAAAGGGTTCCTGATACGATGGTTAGGATGGACCCTCTGAATCCATGTCAAAATCTAGGAGGTCGGTTGACGAGTCAACCTTCTAAGCCACCAATAAGATTAGGAGCTCATCCGACCGGACTCTATAGCTAATCAGACCCTATGCCGACCGGGCCTCGGACCCCGATCTCCTTTCTCCTTACACATAGGTGACGTTTAAGACGGATTGAGAAGTCACCCGACAAGATATTCTTGCCAAGTAGGTTTCATGTCTTGATCTTTGGCACAGGGACAAGGCCTGAAACCAAGTATTAACTAGCTCGACCGATTGTTCTAGCGATTGAACTTATAGACGGATTGGACACATTGTGCGCTTGAGCCAAATGAGGTGGCCGAGTGAAAACCGAATCGCCAACTATGCTCAACAAGGCCGAGCTAGTGATTCCCACATGTGGTTGCCGGTCGGACTATATCAAGGACTCGACCGCTGGGCTAGGAGACCCTATGTGGGTCCAGTGGGTCAACGACCTCGCATCCCTTTTTCACATTTTGTGTCACGAAGAACAGAAAATATTCTGTAGGCAAAATGTGCTTTCGAAGCTTCTAGCATGTAAAATCGTAGAGATTGTATGCTTATTTTAAGAAAGATTTTAGAGTCTCTTTATGACTTGTCGTTTTCTGGAAGTGCTTTGAAATTCGTGCATAGGCACAACAATGATGCTATAAAAAGGACTCTCCATCTACAGGCACAGGTACGTGACGCTATAAAATTTTACACGCTTATTGTCACGGTTCGTTTCACTATTCCTCTTAAAAAAAATCGATCACTGATTTAAACGTCGGAGGACCAATATTAGGAACCTCTTCCCTAGTCCGACATTAACACTCTTTGTGACACGCAAGACCCCGAGGAGTCCTCGTTTAGTAAACATCTAAGCCACGTTCTCAACCATCCACCTTCATCGCTTTTGACAGGATCTATTCCTATGTTAAATATATTGTTCGATCGAACGATTTCGAACTTAGATGACAGTTTCCTTTGAACTTAGATGAAGAAGGAGAATATGGAGCGATTTTTTGGACCGATTAAATAtccaattaaattatttttataggaTAATAGGTTgggataaattattttaatattttattatattatttcttctactaatttttattttattttttcttcttaagaatttgataaatcaaaataattcaattttttttaaaaaaaaatacaatggtAGCTAGCGTAATCCTACTAGGTGGAGTGGTCAACCCGTGGCGGGACGGGTTGGCTCGTGGCTGGCTAATCATTTGGCGGaacggggcgggccaacccgccaacttgacGGATTAGTAAATTTCCAACCCAatccattctaaggcgggttgtcggtttggcgggccaacccgcgggtccatcaaaaattttaaaaaaaaataaaaaatatttcatatcttcaatattttacttcgaaaaagttttctacaattaaatgtatacataaacatgtattttaaatataaatgaacacaaacgagtacttatgttggatgaaaagtattatttttatttcaaaattataacaaagaaagataataaattgacctaaaacttaacttacatatgtttttcaacccacgggccaacccaagcccgagcgggccaacccgcgcgggtcgcgggcctaggcggatCGGCCCACGGTGGACTTgagttgataaattaaaattccaacccaatccGTTTAAATTATTTGACGGGGCGGGCCAATCCGACGGGTCCAACTCAAATTGACGGTTCTAAACGTAATAGAATACATGTATACGTGATGagcatgaatatatatataataataagatAAAAATGAAGGATATAAAATAGATCAATTGTCATCCCTATCGAAATCCTCACGTCTCTCTCACACCCATCGTTCATGTTCACACTTCCGTCCATCCAACGGTCGTACATTCCCTCCGGTCATCAGAAGCTTTAATCCGGACATTAATTTCCTCACATATATCAGGTTTTCAAACTTGTCCCTGTCCCAGCTGTTGCGTTGGCACATCTCATGGACGGAGAAGGCTTGATATATCTAACATCACCGGAACATTGTCAAACGTACGCGCTCCACGTTTCAAACGAAATCCAAACCCCCCGCTAATTTTAAATCATTTCCATTATGCCGCAGTAGTGGTAAAACCCCACCGGTCCACTATTTGACTTAAATTGCTTTAACGTGCCCCGCGTTGACCTTAACGCTACCTCCACATCATCAGACGTCGTCGTCGCCGAGTCGGATATAGCATAAAAATTCTCCCAGTCGAGATGTCATCACACTCAGACGGAAGGAAGGACGGACGGAAAAGATATACGGCATTTATTTCAATCATGTTTGTGGTCCCACGCCCTCCGATAGATATATAATATATTCTACCGACCAATTAGGCGAGACAAGTTAATTAAAAACTACAacgaaaaaaaacaaacaaacaaagtatGGATGTGACGCGAAAGTCAACGCTTATTTCAGTAAACGAGTTTGACGAACGCCGAAACCGCGTTCACCTATAAATACGACGCAATCTCCTACTGCTCTCCTCAACCGACCCACGGACCGACCGACCGCTCGCTCGACCCATGGCGTCGCGCCTTCCGGCATCCAATTCCTGTGCCGCAATCACTGAGTGCCGGCGGGGGCGAGTctcggccgccgccgccgccgcggcCCAGTCGATCATGACGGCGGAGCTAGCCGCGTCGGTCGCGGCAGTGCCCAGGATCTCTGTGCAGCACGCGCCGGCGCCGGTTCCGGCTAAGGCGAACATGAGGAAGGAGATGGAGGAGGATAATTGGGAGGCTCTGGTGGCGCCGCTGCATCCGGTTCTCAGAGATGAGATCGTCCGGTACGGCGAGCTGGTTGCCGCCTGTTACAAGGCCTTCGACCTCGATCCTTCCTCCGACCGTTACCTCAACTGTAAGTACGGCAAGAAGAACATGCTCCGGGGGGTGGGAATGCCGGACGCCGGCTACGAGGTCACCAAGTACGTGTATGCCACCCCGGACATCAGCCTCCCCATCCCGACCCAGAGCGGCAGCACCTGCTGCGGCCGCTGGATCGGCTACGTCGCCGTCTCTTCTTCAGACGTCGGCCGCCGCGACATCGTCGTCTCCTTCCGCGGCACCGTCACTAGCACCGAGTGGATCGCTAACCTGATGAGCTCCCTGGAGGTGGCGCGGTTCGATCCGCACGACCCCCGACCGGACGTCAAGGTCGCCTCGGGCTTCCTCAACCTCTACACCTCCGGCGACAGCTCCACCAAGTTCGGCAGCGGCAGCTGCCGGGAGCAGCTCCTGGCCGAGGTGTCCCGCCTCCTCCACAAGTACAAGGGCGAGGAGGTGAGCATCACGCTGGCCGGCCACAGCATGGGGAGCGCCCTCGCGCTGCTCCTCGGCTACGACATCGCCGAGCTCGGCCTCAACCAGGGGGCGCCCGTCATGGTCTACTCCTACGGCGGGCCGCGCGTCGGCAACGCCGGGTTCAAGCGACGGTGCGAGGAGCTCGGCGTCAAGGTGCTGCGCGTGGCGAACGTGAACGACCCGGTGACGAAGTTGCCGGGGGTCATTTTCAATGAGAATTTCAGGAATCCGATGGGCGGCGGCCTGAGCAGCTACGCCCACGTCGGGGTGGAGCTGGCCTTGGACTTCTTCAAGGTGCGGGACCCGGTTTGTGTGCATGACTTGGACGCCTACATCCGGCTCTTGAAATGCCATCCCAAGAACGGCGCCGCCGTCCAAGCGAAGAGGAACAGGGACGCCGCCGGCGACATCGCGAGGAAGGCCAGGGAGCTGCTGAGCAGCGTCCAAGTGGCGGAGGCATGGACGTGGCAAGACGCCGCCATGCAGCTGGGCAATTGGATGCAGCTACTAAATATCTAACCCTCCGGCGACCGGCCGGCGCCGATCGATGAACAAagtggtttaaaaaaaaatcacttcatttttttattattaaagagACATGTATTTTTTAAGAATCATGTCCACTCGACAACATTTTttgattatttattaatttttttatctcaAACTATATACAAAGAAATTGAAGGCGTTATATACAAAATAATAGATACTCCTGACATTTTAACAAAGGATTAACCAATTTTTAAGAATTATCAAATGGGCCATCCCCCCTCTCTCTCTTTATAATCCAGATAGAGAAAGacctctagaatattcttttagGATTTGAACTCTAATTGTTCTCCTAATTTTTTACCACTACATCACATCATTGGCGCAAAAAATGCACCCTATTTGAGTTTTTATGAAAGGACATATTTTTTTAAGACTATTATTCTTTCTGTCTATTTCAactctaaattaaaataaataataacttttctaatttaaatCGAGCCAAACTGCCCAAGgcaaaaactaaaaacttaattatttcatCAATCATATAAAAGACATTAATGATCTGAAGAgtttaattgttttaaaaaaagaatTACATCATTAAATACATGATGGCCCTCAAAATTTatctgtattttaaattttaaaactcaataaaaatttttaaaaaataactttcatataaatcattaaatttttttaaaatctaaaatttaccTACACACCCCATGGACGACTACCATGGGCACCCCTTACAATCAAATTGATCAGGATGTTTGGAAGTGATTCAGGTGTCTCCACCTATGAGAGTCGCCCATGCCTGCCTACCGCCCATAGGGGGTGTGCATACTATCACGCATGTGCATATATATTTGCGTGGGCGCTTGAGTGTAGTGGGGTGCTTAAAAGTGTACCGAGTGCTCATTTTTTAGCACCCCGCATGTACTCAGGTGCCCACCCATAGCATCCACAAGAGGTGTACAGCATAAcactccatatatatatatagttttaacAAAAAGTCATGGTCCTAATCTCaattttattctaaatttagatcaTTGCACTCATAATGGTTCTCTAAATTTatccatatttttatttttaattttgaaaccttaaaatatattaaaacatttataaaattacaaaagaatgctaataaaagtaaataaaataatttttccttctattttttaataattaattagaagagaaagaataaaacaaactaaaaagaaaaatgcaaaaaaaaaaaccttggtGTTGTTGGGGTTAAAGCAGCACCACCTTTGGAGCACCAAAGGTGGAATGAGTTTCACATGCCTAAAAACTTTTGACTTATAAGGCTGTCGGTATGAAgaaattattcaaaaaaaaaatcagttttaTTTCTTCTGACATGATATCATATCTAGAGATAAACATTTTTGATTTACAGTAGGATAACATCAATATTCAATTCCTTGTACTCTCTCGATCTTGTCCGTGCTAAAGTTTTAAGATTTCGAAAGCATTTAAGTGAATTTTTATCAAAactcatttgatgaacctaaacaaATTATATTGACcaaatcaaatttaataaatCCCTTCCACCCTACTGAGTCTCACCGTATCCCAAAATTGGTAACTCACGACCCTATTGGTCTAGAGAAATTAGACAAAAAAAGATTTCAAGATTTCTCTATTGAGTATAATATCGAACATAGACAACACCAATAGCTTCTTGCACTctccttatttaaaattttaagatttaacatttaaattatcaatgaatttattaataaatttagatAAGTCAAATTTAGTCCAAAGCTCatctaatagattttttttttttaatctcaccATGTCCAACTACTTTGGATTCGACTTTATCAATTTAGAGACATTATTTAAAAAGTTCAATCTTTTTTACTTTTAATAGGACACCATATTTAAACTTAGGCATTTCTGATCTATTAGAACATCACCAATAACTTCCTCATACTCTCATAATTTTATCTATGCTAAAGTTTTAAGATAATTtatggtaaaaaaaatattttattaaatttaaatattcattgttCAATATACCATATATCAATTTCAGCCCTCAATGAATTTTATTCAAAACTTATTGATGAAcccaaataaatcaaatttagtccCAACCGTATCTGATACGTTTCTTTGACTCTCTTGAATCTCATCATGTCCAAAAACTCTTGATTCATACCATACCTTctatcaatttaaaataaaaataaaaaattatagtgTCAAATGTATTTAGATATTTTTTGTTTATTCTAGAACACCAATAACTTTTTTACACTTGGATAATCTTGTTAAATAATCCCGACCCCACAATCGAGCCATTGTCGTGCCTAAATCTAGCCAATTGACACCTCTAGATGTAGTCCATAAGATACAATCAAATGTTGACCATCTCGCCCGTGGAAAACGGTAAGAAATCTTGTCAGAATCTCAAGAACTTGAGCAAGGCATCTGCATAAACTGTGAAAAGCCTTGTTATCAAAATTCTTTTTCCATCTCAGTTGAGGTTGAGGAAGCATCACCATCAAATTCAGTTCAACCATTTCAATAATACAACGTGGAGAAAAAGAAATGATTTAAAGTTGCACCACAACCAAatcaaagggaaaaaaaacacaaaaaacgTGCCACTAGTAGTCTGACTTAACAATCtttaaatattcaattaatttttCTTAACGACGTAAGAAATTAAAGGTTGGATAGTTCTGTACGCCTTTACATGGAGAAGAGCAACATATTTGCCATTTTATCTCCATTTCTCAATCTCTCTAGAAGTTGCTTTTATCAGCTTTCTTGTACTTTCTACAAGTTCATCAAACAGAGCCTCAACATAATTCCTacaaaa
Coding sequences:
- the LOC122049298 gene encoding phospholipase A1 EG1, chloroplastic/mitochondrial-like; this translates as MASRLPASNSCAAITECRRGRVSAAAAAAAQSIMTAELAASVAAVPRISVQHAPAPVPAKANMRKEMEEDNWEALVAPLHPVLRDEIVRYGELVAACYKAFDLDPSSDRYLNCKYGKKNMLRGVGMPDAGYEVTKYVYATPDISLPIPTQSGSTCCGRWIGYVAVSSSDVGRRDIVVSFRGTVTSTEWIANLMSSLEVARFDPHDPRPDVKVASGFLNLYTSGDSSTKFGSGSCREQLLAEVSRLLHKYKGEEVSITLAGHSMGSALALLLGYDIAELGLNQGAPVMVYSYGGPRVGNAGFKRRCEELGVKVLRVANVNDPVTKLPGVIFNENFRNPMGGGLSSYAHVGVELALDFFKVRDPVCVHDLDAYIRLLKCHPKNGAAVQAKRNRDAAGDIARKARELLSSVQVAEAWTWQDAAMQLGNWMQLLNI